A genomic region of Nostoc sp. UHCC 0702 contains the following coding sequences:
- the trpE gene encoding anthranilate synthase component I — protein MIFPDFSDFKELALQGNFVPVYQEWVADLDTPVSAWYKVCAGQPYSFLLESVEGGEKIGRYSLVGCDPLWILEAKGDKYIEDGSAAYRTIQTHRDGSQVVFEGDPFTALAQCLAPYQPVKLPQLPPGIGGLVGFWGYELIQWIEARVPIHAQDERNIPDGLWMQIDHLLIFDQVKRKIWAIAYADLRDPKVDLQAAYQKAGDRVTEMVSKLSLPLSPQKTILEWTPPANQKAEIPEEYSSNFTRPEFCASVQKAKEYIKAGDIFQVVISQRLSTEYTGDSFALYRSLRQINPSPYMAYFHFQDWQIIGSSPEVMVKAERDPDNGVIATVRPIAGTRPRGKTTTEDTALACDLLTDPKEIAEHVMLVDLGRNDLGRVCQSGSVKVDELMVVERYSHVMHIVSNVVGKLAPNKTAWDLLKACFPAGTVSGAPKIRAMEIIHELEPTRRGVYSGVYGYYDFEGQLNSAIAIRTMVLRDNTVIVQAGAGLVADSDPEKEYEETLNKAKGMLLAIRCLR, from the coding sequence ATGATCTTTCCCGACTTTTCCGATTTTAAAGAGCTAGCTTTGCAAGGTAATTTTGTGCCAGTGTATCAGGAGTGGGTAGCAGACTTGGATACACCTGTGTCCGCTTGGTACAAAGTCTGTGCTGGACAGCCTTATAGCTTTTTGTTGGAATCGGTAGAAGGTGGGGAGAAAATAGGGCGTTACAGTCTAGTGGGTTGCGATCCGCTGTGGATTTTGGAAGCCAAGGGCGATAAGTACATTGAAGATGGGTCTGCGGCGTACCGCACTATCCAAACACACCGCGACGGTTCGCAAGTTGTCTTTGAAGGCGACCCGTTTACAGCTTTAGCCCAATGTCTAGCACCTTATCAGCCAGTGAAGTTACCACAACTACCACCAGGAATTGGCGGTTTAGTTGGATTTTGGGGTTATGAATTAATTCAGTGGATAGAAGCCCGTGTGCCAATTCATGCACAAGATGAGCGCAATATCCCTGATGGGTTATGGATGCAGATAGACCACCTGTTAATTTTTGACCAGGTGAAACGGAAAATTTGGGCGATCGCCTATGCTGATTTACGCGATCCAAAAGTGGATTTGCAAGCAGCATATCAAAAAGCTGGCGATCGCGTTACAGAAATGGTCAGCAAGTTATCTCTACCCCTGTCACCGCAAAAAACTATATTGGAGTGGACACCCCCAGCAAATCAAAAAGCAGAGATACCAGAAGAATACAGCAGTAACTTTACTCGCCCGGAATTTTGCGCCAGCGTCCAAAAAGCCAAAGAATATATCAAAGCCGGCGATATCTTCCAAGTCGTCATTTCCCAGCGCCTATCTACAGAATATACAGGCGACTCCTTCGCACTTTACCGTTCTCTACGCCAGATTAATCCTTCGCCTTACATGGCTTACTTTCACTTCCAAGATTGGCAAATCATTGGTTCTAGCCCGGAAGTGATGGTGAAAGCAGAACGCGATCCAGATAATGGAGTGATAGCAACAGTACGCCCCATTGCTGGGACGCGTCCTAGGGGTAAAACAACTACTGAAGATACAGCCTTGGCTTGTGATTTACTCACTGACCCCAAGGAAATTGCCGAACACGTTATGCTCGTTGATTTAGGACGTAATGATTTGGGGCGTGTTTGTCAAAGCGGTAGCGTGAAAGTTGATGAATTAATGGTGGTTGAGCGCTACTCCCATGTGATGCACATTGTCAGTAATGTTGTGGGTAAATTAGCGCCAAATAAAACAGCATGGGATTTACTCAAAGCTTGCTTTCCAGCTGGTACAGTCAGTGGCGCCCCTAAGATTCGGGCGATGGAGATTATTCACGAGTTAGAACCGACTCGTAGGGGCGTTTATTCTGGTGTTTATGGTTATTATGATTTTGAAGGACAATTAAATAGTGCCATAGCAATTCGTACTATGGTGTTGCGTGATAATACGGTTATTGTGCAAGCTGGTGCAGGTTTGGTGGCTGATTCCGACCCAGAAAAAGAATACGAAGAGACACTGAATAAAGCTAAAGGAATGCTGCTGGCGATTCGTTGTTTGCGTTGA
- a CDS encoding Red carotenoid-binding protein, producing MPFTIQSAQSIFPGTVVADVVPATIESFNQLKAEDQLALLWFAYTEMGKTITVAAMGAANMVLAQGILEQIKQMPFAAQTQVMCDLANGADTPICRSYASFSMNLKLGFWFQLGEWMEKGLVAPIPEGYQLSSKAASVLEAIRQADSGQQITILRNTVVNMGFDPNAPGSYKKVSEPVAAPTAPALRTKVTIEGVDNATVLAYINNMNAFDFDAAVALFTSEGALQPPFERPIVGHQPILAYMREQCQGLKMKPERGVSEPAEDGYTQIKVTGKVETPWFSDNVGMNIAWRFLIDPQGKIFFVAVDLLASPKELLNLVRK from the coding sequence ATGCCATTTACCATCCAGTCGGCTCAAAGTATTTTTCCCGGCACCGTCGTTGCTGACGTTGTTCCAGCTACCATTGAATCCTTCAATCAGCTCAAGGCTGAAGACCAACTAGCGTTACTATGGTTTGCCTACACCGAAATGGGTAAAACAATTACGGTTGCGGCTATGGGAGCAGCCAATATGGTTCTGGCACAAGGCATTTTGGAACAAATTAAGCAGATGCCTTTCGCGGCTCAAACGCAAGTCATGTGTGATTTGGCTAACGGTGCTGACACTCCCATTTGCCGTTCCTATGCTTCCTTCAGCATGAACCTGAAACTAGGCTTTTGGTTTCAGCTAGGAGAATGGATGGAAAAGGGACTCGTCGCTCCTATTCCAGAGGGCTATCAGCTATCTTCCAAAGCAGCCTCAGTGTTGGAAGCAATCCGACAAGCTGATTCAGGTCAACAAATCACCATCCTACGCAATACTGTAGTCAACATGGGATTTGATCCGAATGCTCCTGGTAGTTACAAAAAAGTCTCCGAACCGGTGGCTGCTCCTACTGCACCAGCATTACGTACTAAGGTGACAATTGAAGGCGTCGATAATGCTACAGTGCTGGCCTATATCAATAACATGAATGCCTTTGACTTTGATGCGGCTGTTGCTTTGTTTACCTCCGAAGGAGCTTTGCAACCTCCCTTTGAAAGACCGATTGTTGGGCACCAACCGATCCTCGCTTACATGCGCGAACAATGCCAAGGGCTGAAGATGAAGCCAGAACGAGGTGTATCTGAGCCAGCAGAAGATGGCTATACCCAAATTAAAGTTACAGGCAAAGTAGAAACTCCCTGGTTCAGTGACAATGTAGGGATGAATATTGCATGGCGGTTCTTGATAGACCCCCAAGGCAAAATTTTCTTCGTAGCAGTTGACTTGTTGGCTTCTCCTAAAGAACTGCTCAACTTGGTGCGTAAATAA
- a CDS encoding Uma2 family endonuclease, whose protein sequence is MDALTTTLPATLKLKIDLTDEQFFQMCQKNRDYRFERTASGELLIMPPTGSDTGRRNVKITTQLDIWNSKSNLGEVFDSSTGFTLPNGAERSPDASWVKIERWNALTLEQQEKFAPICPDFVVELRSPSDSLKDLQDKMQEYIENGAQLGWLIDRKNKRVEIYRPGQDVEILDNPTSLSGENVLPEFVLDLQQIL, encoded by the coding sequence ATGGACGCTCTTACAACCACTTTACCTGCTACACTCAAATTGAAAATCGATTTGACTGATGAACAATTTTTCCAGATGTGTCAGAAAAACCGCGATTATCGATTTGAGCGTACAGCATCAGGGGAATTATTAATTATGCCACCTACAGGTAGTGATACTGGCAGACGTAATGTTAAAATAACCACGCAACTGGATATTTGGAACTCAAAAAGTAATTTAGGCGAAGTTTTTGACTCTTCAACTGGCTTCACCCTACCCAATGGTGCAGAACGTTCTCCTGATGCTTCTTGGGTGAAAATTGAGCGTTGGAATGCTTTAACTTTAGAACAGCAAGAAAAATTTGCCCCTATTTGTCCTGATTTTGTAGTAGAGTTGCGTTCTCCTAGTGACTCGCTAAAAGACTTACAGGATAAAATGCAGGAGTATATCGAAAATGGCGCTCAATTAGGTTGGCTAATTGACCGGAAAAATAAGCGAGTAGAAATTTATCGTCCAGGTCAAGATGTAGAAATATTAGACAATCCTACTAGCTTATCAGGAGAAAATGTTTTACCTGAATTTGTATTGGATTTACAACAAATTCTCTAG
- the purQ gene encoding phosphoribosylformylglycinamidine synthase subunit PurQ encodes MTKFGVVVFPGSNCDRDVAYVTRDLLEQPTRMVWHQETDIADLDVVIVPGGFSYGDYLRCGAIARFSPVMQQVIEHAQKGKFVLGICNGFQVLTEAGLLPGALTRNQDLHFICDRVPLKVEHSNISWTQAYTDGEIITLPVAHGEGRFYADKATLSEIEDNGQVVFRYAGENPNGSLNNIAGISNRQGNVLGMMPHPERASDAMLGSSDGLRLFQGLLEKVAALV; translated from the coding sequence ATGACTAAATTCGGCGTTGTTGTTTTTCCGGGTTCTAATTGCGATCGCGATGTTGCTTATGTCACCAGAGATTTGCTTGAGCAACCGACTCGCATGGTTTGGCATCAAGAAACAGATATTGCTGATTTGGATGTGGTAATCGTACCTGGCGGCTTCAGTTATGGAGATTATCTGCGCTGCGGTGCGATCGCGCGGTTTTCCCCTGTAATGCAGCAGGTGATTGAACATGCCCAAAAAGGTAAATTTGTCCTCGGTATTTGTAACGGTTTTCAGGTATTAACTGAAGCTGGGCTGTTACCAGGAGCATTGACAAGAAATCAAGATTTGCATTTTATCTGCGATCGCGTCCCCCTAAAAGTAGAGCATAGCAATATCTCTTGGACGCAAGCTTATACAGATGGTGAAATCATCACTCTACCCGTTGCCCACGGAGAGGGGCGATTTTATGCTGATAAAGCCACATTATCAGAAATTGAAGATAACGGTCAAGTGGTGTTCCGTTATGCAGGGGAAAATCCCAATGGCTCATTGAATAACATTGCCGGAATTTCCAATCGTCAGGGCAATGTTTTAGGAATGATGCCACACCCAGAAAGAGCATCTGATGCCATGCTTGGGAGTAGTGATGGTTTGAGGTTATTTCAGGGATTATTAGAGAAGGTAGCAGCGTTGGTGTAG
- the purS gene encoding phosphoribosylformylglycinamidine synthase subunit PurS produces MQRKYLAKIFVTLRPSVLDPAGVAVQSSLQQLGYNNVEQVRIGKYIELTITSTEEKKARHDLEQICDQILANPVIENYRFDLIEVETQTGVF; encoded by the coding sequence GTGCAAAGGAAGTATCTAGCTAAAATTTTCGTGACGCTTCGCCCTTCAGTTTTAGATCCTGCTGGCGTGGCTGTACAATCTAGTCTTCAGCAACTGGGATACAATAACGTTGAGCAGGTGCGGATTGGAAAGTACATAGAATTGACCATCACCTCGACGGAAGAAAAAAAAGCACGTCACGACCTGGAACAGATTTGTGACCAAATCCTAGCAAATCCGGTGATTGAAAATTATCGCTTCGATTTGATAGAGGTTGAAACCCAGACGGGAGTCTTTTAG
- a CDS encoding transcriptional repressor, whose product MRAIHTRSQERILNLLKILKQGISAQDIYVELRNRNQSMGLATVYRSLEALKLEGMVQVRTLANGEALYSLAQQDKHHLTCLQCGISIAINQCPVHDLEDQLESSHKFKVFYHTLEFFGLCDQCHINQGAEVSQ is encoded by the coding sequence ATGAGAGCCATACACACCCGCAGTCAAGAGCGTATTTTAAACCTCCTGAAAATTCTTAAACAAGGCATTTCCGCCCAAGATATTTACGTAGAACTACGTAATCGGAATCAGAGTATGGGTCTAGCAACAGTTTACCGCTCCTTGGAAGCTTTAAAACTAGAAGGTATGGTACAAGTGCGGACTTTGGCTAACGGCGAAGCTTTGTATAGCCTAGCGCAGCAAGACAAGCATCACCTCACTTGCCTGCAATGTGGTATTTCCATTGCAATTAATCAATGCCCTGTACACGACCTAGAAGATCAGCTAGAATCCAGCCATAAGTTTAAAGTTTTTTATCACACACTTGAATTTTTTGGTTTGTGTGACCAATGCCACATAAATCAAGGTGCTGAGGTTAGTCAGTAA